A window of Adhaeribacter arboris genomic DNA:
TCAATACAAAGTAATTGTTCCAAAGACAACCAATTCTACAATAGCAATAACCATTAGAGCAACATTTCTTGGGCTTATACTTGGGTTGTTTTTTTCTTTTATAGATTCATTTTATAGAACTAGTATAAAAGTTATATTAATAGAGTTTTCAAGATTTCTGGTAGATTATGAAAGCTTTGTAATAGGAAACTTAGCCCTTCTAACAATCTTCAACTTAATTGAAAACAAGAAAATGTTAAAGGAGGTAAGAAACAAAACTTAAATCACACCAAGGCCCGCCATAGCCCATTATGCCTAATTAAAAAATGAAAAAGCTTCTGCCAATTTTTATGCTTTCAATAGTTTTTTAGCATGTGGAGAAACAAAAGTTAAGCCCCAAGTTAAAGAAGCTTCACCTTTAACAACCGGAGATTACTACTTAGGCATACACAACCTAAAAAGCATTGAAAAACTTTTTAGCAAAGATGTTAAGAACCATTGAACTAAAGCTATAACTTAAAATTCGTTTAAAATTTAGGAAGGCGATGCTCTAAATCAGCTTTAATTACCATAACAATAAATATATTTAACGTTTAAATAGAAAACATTCCTACGTTATGAGCCCTTTAAGAATCTTTTGTTTAGTAATGACAGTAGCCTTCTTGTACGCTACGGCGGTTCAGTACAACGATCCGGATCCTTATTATTGGATGCCGATTTATCTTATTCCCGCAACTATATCGATGTTAATTTTCTTTGGACGAGGTAATAGCCTCAAACCCATACTTTTAATTTTAGCCCTGATATATCTGGCAGGAACGTATTACATGTGGCCGGCCCATTGGGAAGGGGTGGCTTTACAACACGGCATGAAAACGATAAACATTGAAGAAGGCCGTGAATCGTTGGGTTTGGCAATTGTGGGTTTTACCCTGATAGTTTATTTTCTGGCCTTAAACCGGCACAAGCGTATTATCACGTAATTCTATTAATTTAAAAAGCCGGTAATCACCGGCTTTTTTATGAAGAGCAATTGGTAAAAAACTCTAATCGGCTCCCTAACATCTTTATTGTTTTTTATTCGTACGCGTAGGCGGCCGTTCATCCATCCTATTTACTTATGAAGCATACTTTAC
This region includes:
- a CDS encoding transmembrane 220 family protein, whose protein sequence is MTVAFLYATAVQYNDPDPYYWMPIYLIPATISMLIFFGRGNSLKPILLILALIYLAGTYYMWPAHWEGVALQHGMKTINIEEGRESLGLAIVGFTLIVYFLALNRHKRIIT